One Ilumatobacter fluminis genomic window, CGATCGACCGGACGGTCGTCGACTTGCCGCTGCCGTTCGGACCGACGAGGCCGAAGCAGCTCCCGGCGGGCACGTCGAGCGACAACTCGTCGAGCGCCTGTTTGTCACCGAACCACTTGGTCAGCCCGCGGATGCGCAGCGGCGCATCGGCGAGGGGTGGTGCCCACATGGCACGACAGTCTGCCTGCCCGCCGGTGCGATCGTGCGCCGGCGGGTCGGCCGATCAGCCGACGACGACGCCGCCGTCGCAGGTGATGATCTCGCCGACCGTGTATGCCCCGGCGCGGCTGGCGAGGAAGATCGACAGGCCCGCGATGTCTTCGGGGGTGCCGACGCGACCACGAGGGTTCGTCAGCGCCAGCGAGTCCCAGTCGGTGTTGTCGACGTCGCCACCGCCACCGACGCCGGTGGAGAGCATCCACGTCGGGAACGGGCCGGGAGCGATCGCGTTGACGATGACGTTGCGGGGTGCGAACTCGGCGGCGAGCTGACGAGTCATGGCGTGAATCGCCGCCTTCGACGGGCTGTACGAGTAGGTCTGCAGCTTGGGCGGACGAAGCCCGTCGATCGAACCGATGTTGATGATGCGGGCCGGGTCGTCGGCCGACGCTGCGGCTTCGAGGAGCGGCATCAGCTGCTGGATGACGAAGAACGGGCCCTTGACGTTCACGTTGAGGACTCGGTCCCAGCCCTTCTCGGGGAACTCCTCGAACGGCGCGCCCCAGGCCTGACCGGCGTTGTTGATCAGCACATCGAGCTTGGTCTCGCGCTGCTTCAGCTCGTCGGCGAGCGCCGTCGCCCCCTCGAGCCCGGACAGGTCGGCTGCGATCGGAACGCACTCGCCGCCGTACGTCTCCATGAGTCGCTTCGCCGTGGCGTCGCAGGCGTCTGCCTTGCGTGAGCTGATGTACACCTTGGCGCCGTTGGCGAGGAAGCCCGCGGCGATCATCTCGCCGATGCCGCGCGACCCACCGGTCACGAGGACGATCTTGCCGGACACGGAGAACAAATCGTCGATCTTCACGCCCAGCATCCTGCCCGCTGACGCTCGGCGCCGACGAAACGGACTCGGGACGAGCGTCGGGCTCCGCTAGCGTGGCATGCCCTGTGTCGACGGAATCCTTCCCCGAACTCGAGTTCGAGCGCGCCCGGCTGACCCGTGCGCGCGCCTGCCGCGACTCCATGATCGACCGTCTCGGAACCGTCGATCCATCGAGCGCGGCCGACGAGATCACGTCGGAGTACATCGAGATGACGGTGTGGGAGGCGCTCGACTCGCTGCGTTCGCCGGGCGCCGGCGACTTCTTCGGCCGGATCGACGAGCCGTCGCCCACGACCGGTGAGTCGGAGGAGTGGTACATCGGCCGTCGCCACATCGAGGACGAACGCGGCGACCCGGTGGTCGTCGACTGGCGGGCTCCGATCTCGGCGCCCTTCTACCGCGCGACCGCCATCGATCCGTTGGGCGTCACGTTCCGACGCCGCTTCACGCTGTCCGAGGGCGAGATGACCGCCTACCTCGACGAGCATCTCGACGACCCCGACGCCGACGGCTCGGTCGCCGCCGGCATCCCCGACCCGGTCCTCGCGGAGATCGGAGCCGAACGGTCCGGTGCGATGCGCGAGATCGTCGCCACGATCCAGGGCGAGCAGGACATCGTGATCCGTGCCGACATCGATCAAGCGCTGATCGTGCAGGGTGGTCCCGGCACGGGCAAGACCGCTGTGGCGCTGCACCGCGCCGCGTTCCTGCTGTTCGAGCACCGCGCCCGACTC contains:
- a CDS encoding SDR family oxidoreductase, which encodes MKIDDLFSVSGKIVLVTGGSRGIGEMIAAGFLANGAKVYISSRKADACDATAKRLMETYGGECVPIAADLSGLEGATALADELKQRETKLDVLINNAGQAWGAPFEEFPEKGWDRVLNVNVKGPFFVIQQLMPLLEAAASADDPARIINIGSIDGLRPPKLQTYSYSPSKAAIHAMTRQLAAEFAPRNVIVNAIAPGPFPTWMLSTGVGGGGDVDNTDWDSLALTNPRGRVGTPEDIAGLSIFLASRAGAYTVGEIITCDGGVVVG